One stretch of Microvirga lotononidis DNA includes these proteins:
- the trxA gene encoding thioredoxin, with amino-acid sequence MATVKVTDSSFAQDVLQSSEPVVVDFWAEWCGPCRMIGPALEEISNEMAGKVKIAKLNVDENPQISSQLGIRSIPALMVFKDGKVVAQKVGAAPKGELSRWIQASA; translated from the coding sequence ATGGCAACCGTAAAGGTGACCGACTCAAGCTTCGCGCAGGATGTCCTGCAATCCTCCGAGCCCGTCGTGGTCGACTTCTGGGCGGAATGGTGCGGCCCCTGCCGCATGATCGGCCCGGCCCTGGAAGAGATTTCCAACGAGATGGCCGGCAAGGTGAAGATCGCCAAGCTCAACGTGGACGAGAACCCGCAGATCTCCTCCCAGCTCGGCATCCGGTCGATCCCGGCGCTGATGGTCTTCAAGGACGGCAAGGTCGTCGCCCAGAAGGTCGGCGCCGCCCCCAAGGGCGAGCTGTCCCGCTGGATCCAGGCCTCGGCCTGA
- a CDS encoding bifunctional folylpolyglutamate synthase/dihydrofolate synthase, whose translation MESSDALIARFLALHPKTIDLSLGRIQRLLAQLGHPERRLPPVIHVAGTNGKGSTIAFMRAILESAGLSVHVYTSPHLVRFHERIRLGRLGGGGRYVSEERLVEAFRRCEAVNAGEPITVFEITTAAALLIFAEEPADVLLLEVGLGGRFDATNVIDRPAAAVVTPIGHDHAEYLGTTLQAIAREKAGIFKRGCPAIIAPQDYAEADQTLRDEAERIGASPLLVGQQDFSVHEEGGRLVYQDEKGLLDLPRPRLIGRHQFTNAGTAIAALRAAGFERFETSAFEAGLTRAEWPGRLQRLNRGRLPEIAPQGCELWLDGGHNPDGGRVLAAAMADRSERSDAPLVLITGMLGTKDSQAFFKNFSGLAREVIAVPIAGQIAARPAEEVAAIASSVGLTTSTAASVESALASLHNYVWDHPPRILICGSLYLAGEVLAANGTLPE comes from the coding sequence ATGGAATCCTCCGATGCGCTGATCGCGCGCTTTCTCGCCCTGCACCCGAAGACCATCGATCTTTCGCTCGGGCGCATCCAGCGGCTTCTGGCGCAGCTCGGCCATCCGGAGCGCCGCCTGCCGCCGGTCATCCATGTGGCCGGCACCAACGGCAAGGGCTCGACCATCGCGTTCATGCGGGCGATCCTGGAAAGCGCCGGGCTTTCCGTTCACGTCTATACCTCGCCCCATCTCGTGCGCTTCCACGAGCGTATCCGCCTGGGCCGGCTCGGCGGCGGCGGTCGCTATGTGAGCGAGGAGAGGCTCGTCGAAGCCTTCCGCCGCTGCGAGGCGGTGAACGCGGGCGAGCCCATCACCGTGTTCGAGATCACGACCGCCGCGGCCCTGCTCATCTTCGCGGAGGAGCCCGCCGACGTGCTCCTGCTCGAGGTCGGCCTGGGAGGCCGTTTCGACGCTACCAACGTCATCGACCGGCCGGCCGCCGCCGTCGTCACGCCCATCGGCCACGACCACGCGGAATATCTCGGTACGACCCTGCAGGCCATCGCCCGGGAGAAGGCCGGCATCTTCAAACGCGGCTGCCCGGCCATCATCGCGCCGCAGGATTACGCGGAAGCCGACCAGACCCTGCGCGACGAGGCCGAGCGGATCGGCGCGTCGCCGCTCCTCGTCGGCCAGCAGGATTTCTCCGTGCACGAGGAGGGCGGACGCCTCGTCTACCAGGACGAGAAGGGGCTTCTCGACCTGCCGCGTCCCCGGCTCATCGGGCGGCACCAGTTCACCAATGCGGGCACGGCGATCGCGGCCCTGCGCGCCGCCGGGTTCGAGAGGTTCGAGACCTCGGCCTTCGAGGCGGGTCTCACCCGCGCCGAATGGCCGGGCCGCCTGCAGCGCCTCAACCGGGGCCGCCTGCCGGAGATCGCCCCGCAGGGCTGCGAGCTCTGGCTCGACGGCGGGCACAATCCCGACGGCGGACGGGTGCTTGCGGCCGCAATGGCGGATCGGAGCGAGCGCTCGGACGCGCCCCTCGTGCTCATCACCGGCATGCTCGGCACCAAGGACAGCCAGGCCTTCTTCAAGAACTTCTCCGGGCTCGCCCGCGAGGTGATCGCGGTGCCGATCGCAGGCCAGATCGCCGCGCGGCCGGCCGAGGAGGTCGCGGCCATCGCGTCGAGCGTCGGGCTCACCACCTCGACGGCTGCAAGCGTCGAATCGGCCCTTGCTTCCCTCCACAATTACGTCTGGGACCACCCGCCCCGCATCCTGATCTGCGGCTCGCTCTATCTCGCCGGCGAGGTGCTGGCGGCCAACGGGACCCTGCCGGAATAA
- the accD gene encoding acetyl-CoA carboxylase, carboxyltransferase subunit beta → MNWISEVVRPKIKTLFKRETPDNLWIKCPETGQVVFHKDVEANQWVIPGSNHHMRISATQRLQLMFDGATWLDVALPEVAVDPLKFRDEKRYIDRLKDARTKTGQQDAFKVGFGRVAELPMTIAVQDFGFMGGSLGMAAGEAFIKGAETALDKKTPYVLFAGSGGARMQEGILSLMQMPRTTVAIRRLRDAKLPYIVVLTNPTTGGVTASYAMLGDVHLAEPGALIGFAGPRVIEQTIREKLPDGFQRSEYLKEHGMVDAVVHRHDLKETVARLSRLFTKAPAVSSVAVPVPVNAEITAAAAE, encoded by the coding sequence ATGAACTGGATTTCCGAAGTCGTCCGTCCGAAGATCAAGACGCTCTTCAAGCGCGAGACGCCGGACAATCTCTGGATCAAGTGCCCGGAGACCGGGCAGGTCGTGTTCCACAAGGACGTGGAGGCGAACCAGTGGGTGATCCCCGGCTCCAACCACCACATGCGGATTTCCGCCACCCAGCGCCTCCAGCTCATGTTCGACGGCGCCACTTGGCTCGACGTGGCCCTGCCGGAAGTGGCCGTCGATCCGCTGAAATTCCGTGACGAGAAGCGCTACATCGACCGCCTGAAGGATGCCCGCACCAAGACCGGCCAGCAGGACGCGTTCAAGGTCGGCTTCGGCCGGGTCGCGGAACTGCCAATGACCATCGCGGTGCAGGATTTCGGCTTCATGGGCGGTTCGCTCGGCATGGCGGCCGGCGAGGCCTTCATCAAGGGCGCCGAGACGGCGCTCGACAAGAAGACGCCCTACGTGCTCTTCGCCGGCTCCGGCGGCGCGCGCATGCAGGAGGGCATCCTGTCCCTCATGCAGATGCCCCGCACCACGGTGGCGATCCGCCGCCTGCGCGATGCGAAGCTGCCCTACATCGTCGTGCTCACCAACCCGACCACGGGCGGCGTGACGGCTTCCTATGCCATGCTCGGCGACGTGCACCTGGCCGAGCCCGGCGCGCTCATCGGCTTCGCCGGCCCGCGCGTCATCGAGCAGACCATCCGAGAGAAGCTGCCCGACGGTTTTCAGCGCTCCGAGTACCTGAAGGAGCACGGCATGGTGGACGCGGTCGTGCACCGGCACGACCTGAAGGAGACGGTGGCCCGCCTGTCGCGCCTCTTCACCAAGGCGCCGGCCGTCAGCTCCGTGGCGGTTCCCGTGCCAGTGAACGCCGAGATCACGGCCGCGGCCGCCGAGTAA
- the trpA gene encoding tryptophan synthase subunit alpha, with protein MTKRIEARFEQCRAEGRAALVTYVMAGDPDPETSLAILKSLPKAGADIVEFGLPFTDPMADGPAIQAAGLRALKMGQDTVKTLDLIRRFRAEDQDTPVILMGYFNPIFVYGVDRFLVDAREAGVDGLIVVDLPPEEDDELCLPALKAGLAFIRLATPTTDDKRLPTVLSNTAGFVYYVSITGITGAATPDFGKVATAVERIKRHTPLPVVVGFGVKSGAHAAAVAEGADGVVVGSALIDALKGTLDGQDRATAGSVEAVTKLVKELSEGVRSVAKRAAA; from the coding sequence ATGACAAAGCGCATCGAAGCCCGTTTCGAACAATGCCGCGCGGAAGGCCGCGCCGCTCTCGTCACCTATGTCATGGCCGGCGACCCGGATCCCGAGACCTCGCTCGCGATCCTGAAGAGCCTGCCCAAGGCGGGAGCCGACATCGTCGAGTTCGGACTGCCCTTCACCGATCCGATGGCCGACGGTCCGGCGATCCAGGCGGCGGGCCTGCGTGCACTGAAGATGGGCCAGGACACGGTCAAGACCCTCGACCTCATCCGTCGCTTCCGGGCCGAGGACCAGGACACGCCCGTGATCCTCATGGGCTATTTCAACCCGATCTTCGTCTACGGCGTCGACCGCTTCCTCGTCGACGCCAGGGAAGCCGGCGTCGACGGCCTGATCGTGGTCGATCTGCCGCCGGAAGAGGACGACGAACTGTGCCTGCCGGCCCTCAAGGCCGGGCTCGCCTTCATCCGGCTTGCCACGCCGACCACGGACGACAAGCGTCTGCCGACGGTGCTGAGCAACACGGCAGGCTTCGTCTATTACGTGTCCATCACCGGCATCACCGGCGCGGCGACGCCCGATTTCGGCAAGGTCGCGACGGCCGTGGAGCGGATCAAGCGCCATACGCCCCTGCCGGTGGTGGTGGGCTTCGGCGTGAAAAGCGGCGCCCATGCGGCGGCGGTGGCTGAAGGAGCCGACGGCGTTGTGGTCGGCTCGGCCCTCATCGACGCGCTGAAGGGCACCCTCGATGGCCAGGATCGCGCAACGGCAGGTTCGGTCGAGGCGGTCACGAAGCTGGTGAAGGAATTAAGCGAGGGCGTGCGCTCGGTGGCAAAACGCGCGGCGGCCTAA
- the trpB gene encoding tryptophan synthase subunit beta — protein MSAQAQPNSFRTGPDERGHFGQFGGRFVAETLMPNILELEKAYEEARNDPAFHADMASYSTHYIGRPSPLYFAERMTEHLGGAKIYFKREELNHTGAHKVNNVLGQILLARRMGKKRIIAETGAGQHGVATATLCARFGLDCVVYMGAVDVERQKPNVFRMNMLGAKVVPVQSGTKTLKDAMNEALRDWVTNVSDTFYCIGTVAGPHPYPAMVRDFQCVIGNETREQMMQAEGRLPDSLVACIGGGSNAIGLFHPFLDDKDIEIYGVEAAGHGLDKLHAASLSGGRPGVLHGNRTYLLMDHDGQIQDAHSISAGLDYPGIGPEHAWLHEMGRVTYISATDEEALEAFQLCSRLEGILPALEPSHALAKVMELAPQKPKDHLMVVNISGRGDKDLFQIAEHLGNQIV, from the coding sequence GTGTCAGCTCAAGCTCAACCCAATTCCTTCCGCACCGGACCCGACGAGCGCGGGCATTTCGGCCAGTTCGGCGGCCGCTTCGTGGCCGAGACCCTGATGCCGAACATCCTCGAGCTGGAAAAGGCCTACGAGGAGGCGCGGAACGACCCGGCCTTTCACGCCGACATGGCGAGCTACTCGACCCATTACATCGGCCGCCCCAGCCCGCTCTATTTCGCCGAGCGTATGACCGAGCATCTCGGTGGAGCAAAGATCTACTTCAAGCGCGAAGAGCTGAACCATACCGGCGCGCACAAGGTGAACAACGTGCTGGGCCAGATCCTTCTCGCCCGCCGCATGGGCAAGAAGCGCATCATCGCCGAGACCGGCGCCGGCCAGCACGGGGTCGCCACCGCGACGCTCTGCGCGCGCTTCGGCCTGGACTGCGTGGTCTATATGGGCGCGGTCGACGTGGAGCGGCAGAAGCCCAACGTGTTCCGCATGAACATGCTCGGCGCCAAGGTCGTGCCGGTGCAGTCGGGCACGAAGACCCTCAAGGACGCCATGAACGAGGCCCTGCGCGACTGGGTCACCAACGTGTCCGACACCTTCTACTGCATCGGCACGGTGGCGGGTCCGCATCCCTATCCGGCCATGGTGCGCGACTTCCAGTGCGTGATCGGCAACGAGACGCGCGAGCAGATGATGCAGGCGGAAGGCCGCCTGCCGGATTCGCTCGTCGCCTGCATCGGCGGCGGCTCCAACGCCATCGGGCTGTTCCATCCGTTCCTCGACGACAAGGACATCGAGATCTACGGCGTCGAGGCGGCCGGCCACGGCCTGGACAAGCTGCATGCGGCCTCGCTCTCCGGCGGCCGCCCGGGCGTGCTCCACGGCAACCGCACCTATCTGCTCATGGACCATGACGGCCAGATCCAGGACGCGCATTCCATCTCGGCCGGTCTCGACTATCCCGGCATCGGGCCCGAGCACGCCTGGCTGCACGAGATGGGCCGGGTGACCTACATCTCCGCCACCGACGAGGAGGCCCTGGAGGCCTTCCAGCTCTGCTCGCGGCTCGAGGGCATCCTGCCCGCCCTGGAGCCCAGCCACGCTCTCGCCAAGGTCATGGAACTGGCCCCGCAGAAGCCCAAGGATCACCTGATGGTGGTCAATATCAGCGGCCGCGGCGACAAGGACCTGTTCCAGATCGCCGAGCACCTGGGCAACCAGATCGTCTAA
- a CDS encoding phosphoribosylanthranilate isomerase: protein MDNLIKICGLSTPETLDVALGAGADMVGFVRFPKSPRHVSLDLGHKLSLQARGRAQRVVLLVNPGDEDVAQAIEALNPDLIQLHGSESPERVAEIRTMVKRPVMKALGIAEASDLQALQPYAGGVDRILLDAKPPRRAGALPGGNGIAFDWRLLNGLDRKVSFMLSGGLDPDNVAEAIRLTKPQAVDVSSGVESGPGLKDPARIEAFIRAARTAFAAAHH, encoded by the coding sequence ATGGATAACCTGATCAAAATCTGCGGGCTCTCGACGCCCGAGACCCTCGATGTCGCCCTCGGCGCAGGCGCGGACATGGTCGGTTTCGTGCGTTTCCCCAAGAGCCCCCGTCACGTCAGCCTCGATCTCGGCCATAAGCTCTCCCTGCAGGCCCGGGGCCGCGCCCAGCGCGTGGTGCTCCTGGTCAATCCGGGCGACGAGGACGTCGCCCAGGCCATCGAGGCGCTCAACCCTGACCTGATTCAGCTGCATGGAAGCGAGAGCCCCGAGCGCGTCGCCGAAATCCGCACCATGGTCAAACGCCCGGTCATGAAGGCGCTCGGCATCGCAGAAGCCTCCGATCTGCAGGCGCTGCAACCCTATGCGGGCGGCGTCGACCGCATCCTGCTCGACGCCAAGCCGCCCCGCAGGGCCGGCGCGCTGCCGGGCGGCAACGGGATCGCCTTCGACTGGCGGCTCCTGAACGGCCTTGACCGCAAGGTTTCCTTCATGCTGTCAGGGGGCCTCGACCCCGACAACGTGGCGGAGGCGATCCGGCTCACGAAGCCGCAGGCCGTCGACGTGTCGTCCGGGGTGGAAAGCGGACCGGGTCTCAAGGATCCGGCCAGGATCGAGGCCTTCATCAGGGCCGCCCGGACGGCATTCGCGGCTGCCCATCACTAA
- the lhpI gene encoding bifunctional Delta(1)-pyrroline-2-carboxylate/Delta(1)-piperideine-2-carboxylate reductase, producing MRVVTSAEIDRVLTFPALIDALAEAFRGDMVTPVRHHHEIERAGAHGTLLLMPSWTGPATQDGFVGVKVVSVFPENGARNLPSVMGSYLLMDGATGQPVSVLDGTRLTVWRTAAASALAARFLARADASRMVMVGAGSLAPFLIRAHMSQRPIREVALWNHNGARAEALAAELRREGLPVTAVTDLEAAVREADLVSCATLSTAPIVKGAWLKPGAHLDLVGAFNLRMREADDEALLRAQVYIDTPAAKTEGGDVAVALQGGAMAESHIRGTLAELCRSAPARDAASITAFKSVGAALEDLAAAMLVWRSLPKAL from the coding sequence ATGCGCGTCGTGACATCCGCCGAGATCGATCGGGTTCTCACCTTTCCGGCCCTGATCGATGCCCTGGCCGAGGCCTTTCGCGGCGACATGGTCACGCCGGTGCGCCATCACCACGAGATCGAGCGCGCCGGCGCCCACGGCACGCTCCTGCTCATGCCGTCCTGGACCGGTCCCGCCACGCAGGACGGGTTTGTGGGCGTGAAGGTCGTGTCGGTGTTCCCGGAGAACGGCGCCAGGAACCTTCCCAGCGTCATGGGCTCCTACCTGCTGATGGACGGCGCCACGGGCCAGCCCGTGTCGGTTCTCGACGGCACGCGCCTGACCGTCTGGCGCACGGCCGCCGCATCGGCCCTGGCGGCCCGGTTTCTGGCGCGCGCGGACGCGAGCCGCATGGTGATGGTCGGGGCCGGGTCCCTCGCACCCTTCCTGATCCGCGCCCATATGAGCCAGCGGCCGATCCGCGAGGTGGCGCTATGGAACCACAACGGCGCCAGGGCCGAGGCGCTCGCCGCCGAGCTGCGCCGGGAGGGCCTGCCGGTCACCGCCGTGACGGACCTGGAGGCGGCGGTGCGCGAGGCCGATCTCGTCTCCTGCGCGACCCTGTCGACGGCGCCCATCGTGAAGGGCGCCTGGCTGAAGCCGGGCGCGCATCTCGATCTCGTCGGCGCCTTCAATCTCAGGATGCGCGAGGCCGACGACGAGGCCTTGCTGCGGGCTCAAGTTTATATCGACACGCCCGCCGCAAAGACGGAAGGCGGGGACGTCGCCGTGGCGCTCCAGGGCGGCGCGATGGCCGAGAGCCATATCCGGGGCACGCTCGCGGAGCTGTGCCGCAGTGCGCCAGCCCGCGATGCGGCCTCCATCACGGCCTTCAAGTCGGTCGGTGCGGCACTGGAGGACCTGGCTGCGGCGATGCTGGTGTGGCGCTCGCTCCCAAAAGCGTTGTAA
- a CDS encoding LapA family protein, protein MIRFLKALILLPVAILVVLLAVANRAPVTLSLDPFSQDAPEFATRLPLFAVIFAAVMLGVVIGGTASWLAQGKNRKSRRQLRRETRQLRYETERLKTQNPPATTLPATVSSAPSPRF, encoded by the coding sequence GTGATTCGCTTTCTGAAGGCGCTCATTCTTCTGCCGGTGGCGATCCTGGTGGTTCTGCTCGCGGTCGCGAACCGCGCGCCGGTGACCCTGTCGCTCGATCCGTTCTCCCAGGACGCGCCGGAATTCGCCACCCGGCTGCCGCTCTTCGCCGTGATCTTCGCGGCCGTCATGCTCGGCGTGGTGATCGGCGGCACGGCGAGCTGGCTCGCGCAGGGCAAGAACCGCAAGTCGCGCCGCCAGCTGCGGCGCGAGACGCGCCAGCTGCGCTACGAGACCGAGCGCCTCAAGACGCAGAACCCTCCGGCCACCACTCTGCCGGCGACGGTATCCTCCGCTCCCAGTCCCAGGTTCTAG
- the ihfB gene encoding integration host factor subunit beta gives MIKSELVLKIAEQNPHLYQRDVEKIVNAILDTIGDALARGDRVELRGFGAFSVKKRDARTGRNPRTGEAVSISEKVVPVFKTGKEMRQRLNAPAPKVLKAAAAQ, from the coding sequence ATGATCAAATCCGAACTGGTGCTCAAGATCGCCGAGCAGAACCCGCATCTCTACCAGCGCGATGTGGAGAAGATCGTGAACGCGATTCTCGATACCATTGGCGATGCCCTCGCCAGGGGCGACCGGGTCGAGCTGCGCGGCTTCGGCGCGTTCTCGGTGAAGAAGCGGGATGCCCGCACGGGGCGCAACCCGCGCACGGGCGAAGCCGTTTCCATCTCCGAAAAGGTCGTTCCCGTCTTCAAGACGGGCAAGGAAATGCGTCAGCGGCTCAATGCGCCGGCCCCCAAGGTGCTCAAGGCCGCGGCCGCTCAGTAA
- the sppA gene encoding signal peptide peptidase SppA has product MSIDAEAIADRRRLRRKLSFWRVAGFLGLIAAVAALGYAAADRAGYGTIQNQIARVSIDGVITGNQRLADLMQRVGDSSAVSGVVISINSPGGTTTGSEELYRNIRRLSEKKPVVTFVDGTAASGGYITAIATDYIVARETSIVGSIGVLFQYPDVSGLMSQVGVKLEEVKSTPLKAEPSPFKPTSPEARAAMQLVVNDTYDWFKTLVRERRRLSESELAAASTGQVFSGRQGVPMKLVDRIGAERDAVAWLEQNKGVAKDLPIRDWKPKSDRDLSLFAMGATVADIFGFDRVADGLRRASSHAEIAQLDGLLAVWQPSEK; this is encoded by the coding sequence ATGTCCATCGATGCCGAAGCCATCGCCGACCGCCGCCGTCTGCGCCGCAAGCTCTCCTTCTGGCGCGTCGCCGGATTCCTGGGCCTGATCGCGGCCGTGGCCGCCCTCGGCTATGCGGCGGCCGACCGGGCCGGATACGGGACGATCCAGAACCAGATCGCCCGCGTCTCCATCGACGGGGTGATCACCGGCAACCAGCGCCTCGCCGACCTGATGCAGCGGGTGGGCGATTCGAGCGCGGTGTCCGGCGTGGTGATCTCCATCAACAGCCCCGGCGGCACCACGACCGGGTCCGAGGAGCTCTACCGCAACATCCGCCGCCTTTCCGAGAAGAAGCCCGTCGTCACCTTCGTCGACGGCACGGCCGCGTCGGGCGGCTACATCACGGCTATCGCGACCGACTACATCGTCGCCCGCGAGACCTCCATCGTCGGCTCCATCGGCGTGCTCTTCCAGTACCCCGACGTGTCGGGCCTCATGAGCCAGGTCGGCGTGAAGCTCGAGGAGGTGAAATCCACCCCGCTCAAGGCCGAGCCCAGCCCCTTCAAGCCCACCTCGCCGGAAGCGCGCGCGGCCATGCAGCTGGTGGTCAACGACACCTATGACTGGTTCAAGACCCTGGTGCGCGAGCGCCGCCGCCTCAGCGAGAGCGAGCTGGCCGCCGCCTCCACCGGTCAGGTGTTCAGCGGCCGCCAGGGCGTGCCCATGAAGCTCGTCGACAGGATCGGGGCGGAGCGCGATGCGGTCGCCTGGCTGGAGCAGAACAAGGGCGTGGCCAAGGACTTGCCGATTCGCGACTGGAAGCCGAAGAGCGACCGGGATCTCTCCCTCTTCGCCATGGGCGCCACGGTGGCCGACATCTTCGGCTTTGATCGGGTGGCGGACGGCCTGCGCCGCGCATCGTCCCATGCGGAGATCGCGCAACTTGACGGCCTTCTGGCGGTCTGGCAACCTTCGGAAAAATAA
- the rpsA gene encoding 30S ribosomal protein S1 encodes MSAALQQPSREDFAALLEESFRTSEISEGSVVKGKVVAIEKDVAVIDIGAKTEGRVALKEFAGPNRDQTVNVGDEVEVYVERIENALGEAVISRDKARREESWVKLEKAFEAGERVNGTIFNQVKGGYTVDLDGAVAFLPRSQVDIRPVRDVTPLMGVAQPFQILKMDRRRGNIVVSRRTVLEESRAEQRSELVANLEEGQVIDGVVKNITEYGAFVDLGGIDGLLHVTDMAWRRVNHPSEVVTIGQTVKVKIIKINHETHRISLGIKQLLADPWEGIAARYPVGAKLKGRVTNITDYGAFVELEPGIEGLIHVSEMSWTKKNVHPGKIISTSQEVEVVILEVDQVKRRISLGLKQTLQNPWEAFAEKHPVGSEVEGEVKNKTEFGLFIGLENDVDGMVHLSDLDWNRPGEQVIDDFKKGDVVRAQVLDVDVEKERISLGIKQLAGDPFAEAGEIKKGQIVTCEVLEVKDGGLEVKIVDADLTTFIKRNELARDRADQRPERFAAGEKLDARVTQFDRKARRVTVSIKALEVAEEKEAMAQYGSTDSGASLGDILGAALKARTDKK; translated from the coding sequence ATGTCTGCAGCTTTGCAACAGCCGAGCCGTGAAGATTTCGCGGCCCTGCTCGAAGAATCCTTCCGCACTTCCGAGATCAGCGAAGGCTCGGTCGTGAAGGGCAAGGTGGTCGCGATCGAAAAGGACGTCGCGGTCATCGATATCGGCGCCAAGACCGAAGGTCGCGTCGCTCTCAAGGAATTTGCCGGCCCGAACCGCGACCAGACGGTCAATGTCGGTGACGAGGTCGAGGTCTATGTCGAGCGCATCGAGAATGCGCTGGGCGAGGCCGTCATCTCCCGTGACAAGGCCCGCCGCGAAGAGTCGTGGGTGAAGCTCGAGAAGGCCTTCGAGGCCGGCGAGCGCGTCAACGGCACGATCTTCAACCAGGTGAAGGGCGGCTACACGGTCGACCTCGACGGCGCCGTGGCGTTCCTGCCCCGCTCGCAGGTCGACATCCGCCCGGTCCGCGACGTCACCCCGCTCATGGGCGTGGCTCAGCCGTTCCAGATCCTCAAGATGGACCGCCGCCGCGGCAACATCGTCGTGTCGCGCCGCACGGTCCTCGAAGAGAGCCGCGCCGAGCAGCGCTCCGAGCTCGTGGCCAACCTCGAAGAGGGTCAGGTCATCGACGGCGTGGTCAAGAACATCACCGAGTACGGTGCGTTCGTTGATCTCGGCGGCATCGACGGCCTGCTGCACGTCACCGACATGGCATGGCGCCGCGTCAACCATCCGTCCGAGGTCGTAACCATCGGCCAGACGGTGAAGGTGAAGATCATCAAGATCAACCACGAGACGCACCGCATCTCGCTGGGCATCAAGCAGCTGCTCGCCGATCCGTGGGAGGGCATCGCCGCCCGTTACCCCGTCGGCGCCAAGCTGAAGGGCCGCGTCACGAACATCACCGATTACGGCGCGTTCGTGGAGCTGGAGCCGGGCATCGAAGGCCTGATCCACGTGTCCGAGATGTCCTGGACCAAGAAGAACGTCCACCCCGGCAAGATCATCTCCACCTCGCAGGAGGTTGAGGTCGTGATCCTCGAGGTCGACCAGGTGAAGCGCCGCATCTCGCTCGGCCTGAAGCAGACGCTTCAGAACCCGTGGGAAGCCTTCGCCGAGAAGCACCCCGTCGGCTCCGAAGTCGAAGGCGAGGTCAAGAACAAGACCGAGTTCGGTCTGTTCATCGGTCTCGAGAACGACGTCGACGGCATGGTCCACCTCTCGGACCTCGACTGGAACCGTCCGGGCGAGCAGGTCATCGACGACTTCAAGAAGGGCGACGTCGTCCGCGCTCAGGTTCTCGACGTGGACGTCGAGAAGGAGCGCATCTCCCTTGGCATCAAGCAGCTTGCGGGCGATCCCTTCGCCGAAGCCGGCGAGATCAAGAAGGGCCAGATCGTCACCTGCGAGGTCCTCGAGGTGAAGGACGGCGGCCTGGAGGTGAAGATCGTCGACGCCGACCTGACCACCTTCATCAAGCGCAACGAGCTTGCTCGTGACCGCGCCGACCAGCGCCCCGAGCGCTTCGCCGCCGGCGAGAAGCTCGATGCCCGCGTCACGCAGTTCGACCGCAAGGCCCGTCGCGTCACCGTCTCCATCAAGGCCCTCGAGGTCGCCGAGGAGAAGGAGGCCATGGCCCAGTACGGCTCGACCGATTCGGGCGCGTCGCTCGGCGACATCCTGGGCGCCGCCCTCAAGGCCCGCACCGACAAGAAGTAA